The genomic stretch AAAACACGCGGCACTGCATGAAACTATATGTGTTCAGTTTTTTGTGGTGGTTGTTGATATTTTATTACTGCGCAGGATCTTATTTACAATTCTGTATTTAACGTTTTAACTCTTCTTTAACAAAATGGAGATTGGAGCGCTTGCAattattgtgtttttatttttagttagTGACTGTCATTCTAAGTCTATTCAGCAGCAAAATGCTTCGGTTGATGAATCCCAGGATGAACGGATTTATGCACTGGATAGTACCATCAAGAGGTTGGAAGCCATAGTTGAAAATGTGACAAAATCAAAAGGTAATTTACATAGACTTATgtgtagtttattttatttataaaaaataaatcacaatgtCTTGAGAGAAATCTTGCTAAAAACAATGATCTCAACATTTCTCCAATTTAAGCTatttttcactttaatttaaGTACAGTGACTGTCATTTCATGTCTAAACTTTACCTTTCTTTTGTCTTGTGCTGAAGAATTCAACATACCTTGAAATGCATATCGAAACGCGCTGGTTCCCGAAAATGTTGTTATACTAAAACAACTACTTCTGATCATAACAACGGGGCAAATACACATGTATGCATTccttttttcaaattcattttgttttcaaaagaacCATCCTGCAACAATGGTTCTAAATTTACCACAATTCCTTAAgcttttaattcatacaaaataatCCAAATATTGTACTTATTTAAAGGATACAtctgttgtttaaaatatgtacgtCTTTCCTGTAATTTCCTGGTAGGTCATAACTACTATTTCTATACCATAAGACTTAATTGCAAAGCAACAGTTGGTTTAAAAGGAATATGTCCTTCCCTTTATTTAACCTCCATAAACATGAGCAATTCAAACCTTTGCAAGAGAAAAATCATTCAAGATGTTAACTCAAATAATGTACTGTTACTTCGTTTGTGTATGCAGTATAGGTTTTGCACATTAATTGTTAACGGCGCATGGTGACATATTATTCATGTAGTTATTTATTTCTACGTCTCAGTCTTTGGTTGAAAAatttctcatttgcaatcatatcaaatcttcttGTTCATACATTCGTTCAACTTATTGCATTTCTGTATATTCTACTTCGTCTTTGCACTGACAATTCAGGTTCGGCAACATTTCAACCTAACAATTACCCCAAAACGTGTTACTAAAGTATTTATTTCACACCTAAACTGTatttaacacatgacatgggtaaaaaccctttgttcttactgtgctataatctggataatgcacagcaaaggtgtgcataaactacctcagatatactgcacagttcaaatctgtTTTTACCTTAAGGGGCGGTTCCTGGATtttgaaaggggcgttattctatcaaattaaaaaaaaatcaccgagtgtagcgaggCTAAagacaatattgacgattttaacacgatactttgtccaatccaaGGGTTAAAGACATGTTCGCCCCCAGCCCCGAATCCGCCATTTGCCTTTAAATTACGACAAAGTTGAACTTCGTAccaacatcgtagtttcaaaataggaaaaagaaaggtttctcattcctttaTTACCTAAGCTGGGACATCAACtagtttattatattttgtgtacaacgtaaatctaaatcagtgttttaaagttagaaagatagttaaaacaattatttgtaatttctgtcaaaaaagaaatgtatctaagaatatccgaataaaagaaatctgatttggattagtttcAGACTCAATGGAAATTATAACGTCTTTTTGGATATCTATTCCTATAAAGGgactatttttggatcgaattaAATGAGGATCATATTTAAGTTAGTTTCAATAGTTTCAAAACGGGGATTAGCAGGAGATCAATTAGACTTtatttagatggacgtgtcttaaaaagTAATACAGTAGATAAAAAGAAATTGGAGGGGGGTGCGGGAAGTAAAAGGTTTTgaaagagaaacgtattttctgtttatttaacattttaaatttaggtaatataacatcttcctcggttctttttttctctaagcagatcattgagggaaagaaattcaaaagcaattaatctaattcaaactcaataacccttgcagttaattttttttcatacatcgatttgaaagtacacaagttgtcaaagtcttaatcgttaccaattaaataaaaactgGGAATAAATTTAACGGAAAcggtaaaaataaatataccattaaatcgcaattttagaatgaatctaaatatcaaaaaaatattaatttaaaacttaccaaagtcgtatttccccctttgtttaccctacaagaaactttcctaggatccGTTAATTGCGGAATAACGTCAACATTTCTAAAACcttcacgtaaattgattgcgtcatgtgCTAAAACAGTTAATGGCCAATTAAATCGGTATATGTAattttaatctgcacagcacgagatgacccaataagccgaactcctacgtcgttcgggtaaTTGGGTCATCTCATGCTGTGCAGATTGAATaacatataccgacttgctttgTCAATAACTTTAACTTATTGACTTTCAACGAGTATAATTAGGAATTATGTCATTCCTAAAACTTTGTACAATTTAGACGTATCAAAGAAAAGGAGAAACATCTGTATAACTGtcatttatcaaaaacattgatgaaaactCGCGTTTTTTATGTGACGAAATTATACAATTACATCCTAGCAACTCATAAACTTTGGGTTCATTTATTTTTGAAGGTATTGATTTTCCTGGATAAAGGAAAAAAATGCATGTTCTTGGATATTTAATGTCGTGGTTTTGCAAAATTTTGCGTACAGGTCTATATAAAATATGACATTGGTTGTCACTTGTATCCACGAAATCCAAAAATGTTGGTGTATAACGAATTATGATGAATCTACAGTAGTGTACCTCTCtgatctatttttttaaatgctagCCGTATTTGGTGGTTAACAACTTGACACCATATGAATGTTTTTTAATGGTGAATTGCAGGGATGTACTATATAATTTCGTCACATAAAATCCGAAATCTTAATGCAAACGAAAAGGgatttttaatttattctagatCTTTCTATAATCttcatcactataaaaacaaacaaatgtgttatAAATTAGTACATCAAATTTAACCacctcattcattgctttttCTATTTTTCGATTTTAAATccacccataaaggattgaaagattttaagtACTGGGAAAGAATCCTACCCACATGGTTAGGTTAACATTAACTCTGACGTAAATACGTAGAATCGCGCGTTTGACGTACATTAGTTGATCAGAATATAtacgtcacacaggtagagatataaaataatgttgtcgttcaaagtatgaacaGAATATAGTCAATAGTTCTTTAATACATTTCCTCTGCAGAATGTATTTAGAAGTCTCCCTTGTCCTTCTTGTCGATTGTATATATGCCTATTGTaaatttcgtctaaaaaaaagaATCACGTCATTATATGGttgtatcaaagaaaaaaaatgacatatagacaaaacatcagcaaatataaaagacaatcatacaaaaattactacagaacaataacacaatggcgacagGTACATGTATAAGTACAGGGCCACGTCATAtagatatcaccaaaaacagatCATTGACAGTAAagtaatctatactattaaacgagaagacctcattttgtgtcgcttctcttccttccacaataaattaatcatcacgcctctgtgttctttatgtaacatgcatagtcgcatttgtcatccattcttatgattattcaaattgagttattttgggagaaaaacgacaaaataggtgtccggatattgtttccgttatcagactgacttttagttaTAGATTAGACTTCATAGATTAGACTTCaggttttaaacatgcacaacAACAACCAATCGtttgatagattacaaaaatgaaaaataaataagccaatcagagcgttttccatatcatggtttttagatcacaagaaccacaactattatacctccttagagacaatAATGTTTTCCGTTTATTCACCTGTAAACTACGATTAAACTACTATAATATACAaggactctctgtattctgtctacttttttctgaaatatttactatctaaggggtcataccagttgcaatattgaaataagtaaaacatgtggaaacaagaacgtgtccatagtatacggatgccgcatcggcactatcatttactatgtttagtggaccgtgatatggggtaaaatctctaatttggcattaaaattagaaagatcatatcacagggaacatatttactaagtttcgagttggttggacttcaacttcatcaaaaactacctcgacaaaaacttaaacctgtagcgggacagacggacgggagaacagactagaaaacataattcccataaatggggcatacaaatttattgttgaaagtgaaaactttaacctgaagccggacagaaggacgaacgaacgaacgaacgaacagactagaaaacataattcacAATAAATAGGGTataacaatttattgttgaaagtgaaagtagtgatttggccaaaaggAAACTAGGTAGAACTTATTCGGAATGTCGGGATCGGGTCCTTTTAGGCTCGGAATTTCAGGATTGATCTTTACGGGATGcgggattttattttttttaatttcgggatgtcgggatatgaatttcattaaaatacgcacctcgggatttcatgtttttaagcccgggatttcgggatcagggcccctTAGACCACCCCTTAGTCATTTATAAATACGAGAtccaaatcctaccattggcatgttaatcgggctctcaaaaggaaaagcactgatggattgtcctagaagcacattttattataataataatggtctataagcagtttcatttatttcatgtttgaagcggtgcaaatttttaatttaatttgacttttaccagaAAACGCATTGTAGgtaaggggaagaataattgtggtataaggccagaaacacgaacaataattgaatttaacagaaaggaaacacataacAGACTTTGAAAaggggagagggcttttgataccttatatgaaattctccagtcataatatcttttacaagaattcatcctacaacagtttacaagctgtatatgcccgcgatttcacgggtgtgttctagtataaataAAGACAAGTAAACGAATACAACAACACGTTATTGAGATGACAAACAACGCCAGTACGCAGAATCAATACTTCAAGAACATcgtgtattattatttttttatttctcgcAAATCTTGGCAAGGGTCGACATCAAAACTTAATGTGGGATTAAAAATGTAATTCACATATATTTTGCTTGACTCAACGTATATATATAATGAATGTTGCGTAAGATGAAAGAATAATAAAAGTTATGTGGTGAGTCTACAGGTTAAACTGGTatctatttatttcttttaaagataGGAACGAGAAGCCTGTGATGTTTTACGCAAAGATTTCTGGAAGATCGTTTACATTACAGGTCCTATCCACAGTTGTTTTTGAAACCGTGATCCTCAACATCGGTGGCCATTATGATCAATATGATGGAATATTTGTTGCCCCAAGGAAAGGCGTCTACATGTTTTCTTGGACCGTGTCTATTGGTAGTGGGAGTTATGTTGTAACTGAACTTGtagttgaagaaaaaaatattgcaggTACAGGAAATACCGATACCAATGGAGGACATCATTCTGCGTCCATGACGGCATTATGTAGAATGGATAAAGATGACCATGCATTTATCAGAACTGCTAGTTATTCAGGTGCAAATATATTTTACAGTAATCCAAACTATCCACAAACGTCGTTTCTAGGGATGCTTGTTTTCGAAGAAAAGTGATCTtttgcaatgtacatgtatatgatgttTTGCTTAAATGGAGAATAATTATGGTAAATGCTTCTGTGTATATACGCAGCGTAAACATTACAAGTACTAGTATATACAATACACAGTAAATCGATACTGGCATGATACAATTGATATTGCTTAATTGaaatttgctgttataaaatGCTAGAAATCATTTTgaatatacatatagaataataggtagtttcatttttgatactgactatatcatgtggaatatctagacgagcccggaaaatatacgaattaccgATAAAGATATGCATCTTCCTTTTACGTAAAGTTAAATCTTCTGCTGTGTTTGACTTTACTTCTAGTccgtttttatttaaaaattattcaacatttgtattttattttagattttcaaatagtTTTGCCTTGACCATCACTGAAAAACATtcattgtcgaaatgcacatctgttGCAGTACAAATGGTACCGTGTATGATTTTATCTCGACAGACTTTTGCCCGTTTACATGATAATGAATAAGGAGATACGTTTTTGAATTCTGCTAAGTCATATGTTTGTTTTGGCTGTTCTGTTAGGTCACTTCATTTGCTTTCATTTTACATGAAGTTTATTGCAGAAATAAGTTTTGCACGTATGAAAATCATATCTCTAAATTAGGAGTCGTaatatcattgccaatgagacaactatccaccagaaaccaaatAGTGTGAATGCTAGCAACTATATTATCCGTATGACTACAACACTAAGCTAACAAAATACGGCATAGCAAGCTACAAAAATTCTCAACATAAAACACTATCAAATCATTaaatgagaaaatgcacggtctGATTTATCTTGTTTCCATGTTTTCGTCAATGGTATGATTATATGCAAGAGAAAttcaagataaaaataaatatatttaattggaTGTATGATTATGCCACAAGAAGCAGATAAAGATTCTAAGACCGTTTGTGCAAAGTTtacacattgtttttttttcttttacatttttttctttgtttgtcttttgaattATGCCAACATGTTTCCCATAGATTTTTGAAAACTTTTCCAGAAAATATAGGGTTTTACTTCTTGTTAATTAAAAAGCTGAATGTTTCATACATAAATGGTATCTTTCAACAAGTACAATCGATATTCATacattgtaaaacaaaactaaataaGGTGAGATTCATTCTATACATGCAGAACTATAAGAGACTGTTGAAATGCATAAATAGTTAGATAGTCTTCCAAATTACAACTTCCGATTCATGTTGATAGCTTCAAACATAAATTAGTAATACTTAAAGGTTAAGTGTCTTGTATAGTTTAAAAGCACTACGATTTTTATTCCTAAACTATGTGTCTAGGTAGAAAATCAGAAAACTTGAACGTTCCAAAAAGATCTCGAGATGTTTACACGTCACTTTGGTAGATACGCAACGACACAATGAAAACCAGATGTGATGTCTAAAAGTCAACCTACACAATATATAAAATGCATATTATGTTCTTGTGTGTTGAATCGGATCCAGAACCCTTAAATCTGCAATTTATAGTGAAAGTATTACGGATTGTACCTTGTTTCTTATTTATGGTAaacagagttatctttctttttattaCAATGATTAATGCCATCTTTTGTCAGGATTTTGATTTCGCTTAAATATATAGTAGTGACTTTTCAAATAAcaaatttgtacatttgtactaCTATTATACTTTACTTACTATTCTCATTAACATAGTTGTTTATTGTTATAATCAAAACCATAAGCATCCTGCAGAAATTTACTAGTGCACTTATACCCTCTTCTGCTTCAATATCAAAgaattgatacaaaataaaagaGCATTTACACAGTGCGTCATACAATTACTTGACATAATTCTGTTACAAAA from Mytilus edulis chromosome 7, xbMytEdul2.2, whole genome shotgun sequence encodes the following:
- the LOC139483539 gene encoding cerebellin-2-like, whose product is MEIGALAIIVFLFLVSDCHSKSIQQQNASVDESQDERIYALDSTIKRLEAIVENVTKSKDRNEKPVMFYAKISGRSFTLQVLSTVVFETVILNIGGHYDQYDGIFVAPRKGVYMFSWTVSIGSGSYVVTELVVEEKNIAGTGNTDTNGGHHSASMTALCRMDKDDHAFIRTASYSGANIFYSNPNYPQTSFLGMLVFEEK